One genomic segment of Vulpes lagopus strain Blue_001 chromosome 9, ASM1834538v1, whole genome shotgun sequence includes these proteins:
- the LY6H gene encoding lymphocyte antigen 6H — protein MLPAAVKGLGLVLLAALLCSAPAHGLWCQDCTLTTNSSHCTPKQCQPSDTVCASVRITDPSSSRKDHSVNKMCASSCDFVKRHFFSDYLMGFINSGILKVDVDCCGGDLCNGGPGAGGSPWALAGGLLLSLGPAVLGAGP, from the exons ATGCTGCCCGCCGCCGTGAAGGGCCTCGGCCTGGTGCTGCTGGCCGCCCTGCTGTGCTCGGCGCCCG CTCATGGCTTGTGGTGCCAGGACTGCACACTGACCACCAACTCAAGCCATTGCACCCCAAAGCAGTGCCAGCCGTCGGACACAGTGTGTGCCAGCGTCCGGATCACCGATCCCAGTAGCA GCAGGAAGGACCATTCCGTGAACAAGATGTGTGCCTCGTCCTGTGACTTCGTTAAGCGGCACTTCTTCTCAGACTACCTGATGGGCTTCATTAACTCGGGGATCTTAAAAGTGGACGTGGACTGTTGCGGGGGAGACTTGTGCAAcggcggcccgggggcggggggcagcccctgggccctggctggGGGGCTCCTGCTCAGCCTGGGGCCTGCCGTCCTCGGGGCTGGGCCCTGa
- the LY6L gene encoding lymphocyte antigen 6L, producing the protein MRAGAAVLCALLLSAGLGGGEEPRGRGAGGGGAGPSAAAPPAPPGLRAGGNLSCYQCFKVSGPARCAPAACHPADRVCVSHAVTFRSQTQVTTMLSKRCAPRCPNTNMKYDWILGPRILGSIVRQCCSGFLCNRAPATLEGPWALPRGFLLGVGLLWVLL; encoded by the exons ATGCGGGCCGGGGCGGCGGTGCTGTGCGCGCTGCTGCTGTCCGCGGGGCTCGGCGGCGGCGAGGAGCCGCGGggtaggggggcggggggcgggggcgcgggcccgAGCGCAGccgccccccccgcgccgcccgggcTGCGGGCAGGCGGGAACCTGAGCTGCTACCAGTGCTTCAAGGTCTCCGGCCCGGCCCGCTGCGCGCCCGCCGCCTGCCACCCCGCGGACCGGGTGTGCGTGTCGCACGCGGTGACCTTCCGCAGCC AAACACAGGTGACAACTATGCTCAGCAAGCGCTgtgcccccaggtgtcccaacaccaACATGAAGTATGACTGGATATTGGGACCCAGGATACTTGGCAGCATCGTCAGGCAGTGCTGTTCTGGATTTCTTTGCAACAGGGCGCCTGCCACACTGGAGGGTCCCTGGGCCCTTCCAAGGGGGTTCCTGCTTGGAGTGGGCCTCCTCTGGGTCCTGctgtga